A single region of the Bacillus cereus genome encodes:
- a CDS encoding S-layer homology domain-containing protein: MIKKKHVNAFVIAATLVVPFSGIMAPIAKADAAVEMKANSKLADGTYDVILKTYKDQTNDTSVASTYLKNAKVTIQGDKKIVTLTVQDSSYFQYLKVEDTNKLGTFHDVKVISEDKANNGTKVVQFEIDEFSKKYNMQMHILIPAIKYDHKYQVQFEIDASAIEKKSKFSDVPTWAQESVQYLVDKEAVHGKPDGTFAPAENIDRGSAAKILATVLGLEINKDAKPSFRDAQNHWATSYIAAVEKAGIVKGDEKGNFNPSGLINRASMASMLVNAYKLERNENMKLPKEFADLKNHWGAKYANILIQENISVGTDNGWAPDKSVSRAEAAQFIAKADKLKK, translated from the coding sequence ATGATTAAGAAAAAACATGTTAATGCGTTCGTTATAGCAGCAACTTTAGTAGTTCCATTTAGTGGTATTATGGCACCGATTGCGAAAGCAGATGCAGCGGTTGAAATGAAAGCAAATAGCAAACTAGCAGATGGCACATATGACGTTATTTTAAAGACTTATAAAGATCAAACGAACGATACATCAGTTGCTTCTACATATTTAAAAAATGCAAAAGTAACCATTCAAGGTGATAAAAAAATCGTTACGTTAACAGTTCAAGATAGTAGCTATTTTCAGTATCTTAAAGTAGAAGATACAAATAAATTAGGGACATTCCATGATGTAAAAGTGATTTCCGAAGATAAAGCAAATAACGGTACGAAAGTTGTTCAATTTGAAATTGATGAATTCTCGAAAAAATATAATATGCAAATGCATATATTAATTCCAGCAATTAAATATGACCATAAATATCAAGTACAGTTTGAAATTGATGCAAGTGCGATTGAAAAGAAATCTAAGTTCTCAGATGTACCAACGTGGGCACAAGAGTCAGTTCAATATTTAGTAGATAAAGAAGCAGTACATGGTAAGCCAGATGGTACATTTGCTCCAGCTGAAAATATTGATCGTGGTTCAGCGGCAAAAATATTAGCTACTGTTTTAGGATTAGAAATTAATAAAGATGCGAAGCCGTCATTCCGTGATGCGCAAAATCATTGGGCTACATCGTATATTGCCGCAGTTGAAAAAGCAGGTATTGTAAAAGGTGATGAGAAGGGTAACTTTAATCCGAGCGGGTTAATTAACCGTGCATCAATGGCTTCTATGCTAGTAAATGCATACAAATTAGAAAGAAATGAAAATATGAAACTACCAAAAGAATTTGCTGATTTAAAAAATCATTGGGGTGCGAAGTATGCAAATATTTTAATCCAAGAAAACATTTCCGTTGGAACAGATAATGGTTGGGCTCCAGATAAATCGGTAAGCCGTGCGGAAGCTGCACAATTTATTGCGAAGGCGGATAAGTTAAAGAAATAA
- a CDS encoding sulfate ABC transporter substrate-binding protein, with translation MKKWGKTTFMKSTGVLLSAVVLLSGCGSATSTNNSEGSGDTKTVELLNVSYDPTRELYQDFNKDFAKYWKEKHGQTVNVKQSHGGSGSQARSVIDGLEADVVTLALAYDIDAISKKKQLAEDWQKRLADNSTPYTSTIVFLVRKGNPKGIKDWDDLTKKGVSVITPNPKTSGGARWNYLAAWGYALKKYNNSEDKAKEFVSQIYKNVEVLDSGARGATTTFVEKGIGDVLIAWENEALLSQKELGKDKFEIVTPSISILAEPPVAVVDKVVDKKGTKKVAEGYLEYLYSEKGQEIAAKNFYRPRNEKVAEKYASQFPKVQLFTVDELFGGWKKAQEKHFNDGGVFDKIYQK, from the coding sequence ATGAAAAAGTGGGGTAAGACAACGTTTATGAAAAGTACAGGTGTTTTATTATCAGCAGTTGTACTTTTATCAGGGTGTGGTTCGGCAACGTCCACTAATAATTCTGAAGGAAGTGGAGATACAAAAACAGTTGAGCTTTTAAATGTTTCATATGATCCAACGCGTGAGTTATATCAAGATTTTAATAAGGACTTTGCGAAGTATTGGAAAGAGAAACATGGCCAAACAGTAAATGTAAAACAATCACACGGCGGATCTGGAAGTCAGGCGCGCTCTGTTATTGACGGTTTAGAAGCGGATGTTGTAACGTTAGCACTCGCTTATGATATTGACGCAATTAGTAAGAAAAAACAGTTGGCAGAAGATTGGCAGAAGCGACTTGCGGATAATTCCACTCCGTACACATCAACAATTGTATTTCTTGTTCGAAAAGGAAACCCGAAAGGAATTAAAGACTGGGATGATTTAACGAAAAAAGGTGTTTCTGTCATTACACCAAACCCAAAAACATCAGGAGGAGCACGTTGGAACTATTTAGCAGCGTGGGGATACGCACTGAAAAAATATAATAATAGTGAAGATAAGGCGAAAGAGTTTGTTAGCCAAATTTATAAAAACGTAGAAGTATTAGATTCAGGAGCACGCGGAGCAACGACAACATTTGTTGAAAAAGGAATTGGTGACGTATTAATCGCATGGGAAAACGAAGCGTTATTATCCCAAAAAGAACTTGGAAAAGATAAATTCGAAATTGTAACACCTTCAATTAGTATACTAGCAGAACCACCAGTAGCTGTTGTAGATAAAGTAGTTGATAAAAAAGGAACGAAAAAAGTAGCAGAAGGGTATCTTGAATATTTGTACTCAGAAAAAGGACAGGAAATTGCGGCGAAAAACTTTTATCGTCCGCGTAATGAAAAAGTAGCAGAAAAGTACGCATCACAATTTCCGAAAGTTCAATTATTTACAGTTGATGAACTATTTGGCGGATGGAAAAAAGCGCAAGAAAAACATTTTAATGATGGAGGCGTATTCGATAAAATTTATCAAAAATAA
- the cysT gene encoding sulfate ABC transporter permease subunit CysT, which translates to MRKKKRVLPGFGLSLGFTMLYMSLFVLIPLSIVFIQTSQLGWKKFAEVVTSERVLHSYQVSLTTSLAAAVVNAIFGLLIAWVLVRYTFPGKRLLDGLIDLPFALPTAVAGITLTTLYAENGWIGKIFSLFHIKVAFTPLGIIVALTFIGLPFVVRMVQPVLQNIDKEVEEAASSLGASRFQIFVKIILPEIFPALLAGFSLAFARALGEYGSVVFIAGNMPMKTEIAPLMIMTKLEQYDYAGATAVATVMLIISLLFLLLINMIQSWSRRHELKSE; encoded by the coding sequence ATGAGGAAGAAAAAACGTGTGTTACCGGGATTTGGATTATCTCTTGGATTTACAATGCTCTATATGAGTTTATTCGTACTTATACCACTTTCTATCGTATTTATTCAAACTTCGCAGCTAGGCTGGAAGAAGTTTGCTGAGGTTGTAACGAGCGAGCGTGTACTGCATTCTTATCAAGTGAGTTTAACGACTTCACTTGCAGCAGCAGTTGTAAATGCCATTTTTGGCTTATTAATTGCTTGGGTACTCGTTCGTTATACATTTCCAGGGAAACGATTATTAGATGGACTCATTGATTTACCGTTTGCCCTTCCGACAGCTGTAGCTGGTATTACACTTACAACGCTTTATGCGGAAAATGGATGGATTGGGAAAATATTTAGTCTGTTTCATATAAAAGTAGCTTTTACGCCGCTCGGAATAATCGTTGCGCTGACTTTTATCGGTTTACCGTTTGTCGTTCGAATGGTGCAACCGGTACTTCAAAATATTGATAAAGAAGTAGAAGAGGCGGCTTCTAGCTTAGGGGCGTCACGCTTTCAAATATTTGTGAAAATCATTTTGCCAGAAATATTCCCGGCTTTACTTGCTGGCTTTTCACTCGCATTTGCGCGGGCATTAGGAGAATACGGTTCTGTCGTTTTCATCGCAGGTAATATGCCGATGAAAACAGAAATCGCACCGCTTATGATTATGACGAAACTAGAACAATATGATTATGCAGGAGCAACAGCTGTAGCGACCGTGATGCTTATTATTTCACTTCTTTTCCTTCTTCTTATTAATATGATTCAAAGCTGGAGTAGAAGGCATGAATTAAAAAGTGAATAG
- the cysW gene encoding sulfate ABC transporter permease subunit CysW, whose translation MEPTLLEKKIVKSVSATKESKLVPSILITITVLFLSLFLLLPLVTIFLKAFEKGFDVYLAAITDQEAFSAIRLTLLVALIVVPLNTIFGVAAAWLITKFQFKGKQVLLSLIELPFAVSPVIAGLVFVLLFTPRGALGEWLLEHGVKLIFSVPGIIIATIFVTFPFVARELIPIMQAQGKSEEEAALSLGASGWKMFWRVTLPNIKWGLLYGMILCNARAIGEFGAVSVVSGHVRGITNTMPLHIEILYNEYQFSAAFAVATLMSLIAVFTLVIKNWIEWRMEKRQ comes from the coding sequence GTGGAACCAACATTATTAGAAAAGAAGATAGTAAAAAGTGTGTCAGCTACAAAAGAATCTAAACTTGTACCGAGTATATTAATTACAATTACAGTTTTATTTTTATCTCTCTTTCTATTACTCCCGCTCGTAACAATTTTTTTGAAAGCTTTTGAAAAAGGATTTGATGTATACCTTGCCGCTATCACAGATCAAGAAGCATTTTCAGCAATCAGGTTAACGCTTCTCGTTGCGTTAATCGTTGTGCCGCTTAATACGATATTCGGAGTAGCGGCTGCGTGGCTTATTACAAAGTTTCAGTTTAAAGGAAAACAAGTATTACTTTCTCTTATTGAACTGCCGTTTGCTGTGTCACCAGTTATTGCAGGATTAGTGTTCGTTTTACTTTTCACACCGCGGGGGGCTCTTGGCGAATGGTTACTCGAACATGGAGTGAAACTCATTTTCTCTGTTCCAGGCATTATTATCGCAACAATCTTTGTAACTTTCCCGTTCGTTGCACGTGAACTAATTCCGATTATGCAGGCCCAAGGGAAAAGTGAAGAAGAAGCAGCTTTATCACTTGGCGCAAGTGGCTGGAAAATGTTTTGGCGCGTTACGCTCCCAAACATAAAATGGGGTCTTTTATACGGCATGATTCTATGTAATGCCCGTGCTATCGGTGAGTTTGGAGCAGTTTCTGTCGTATCAGGTCACGTGCGCGGCATTACGAATACGATGCCGCTTCATATTGAAATTTTGTACAATGAATATCAATTTTCCGCAGCGTTCGCAGTAGCAACATTAATGTCATTAATCGCGGTGTTTACGCTCGTTATAAAAAACTGGATTGAATGGAGAATGGAAAAACGACAATAA
- a CDS encoding sulfate/molybdate ABC transporter ATP-binding protein, with amino-acid sequence MSIQIQNVSKQYGTFQALTDIHLDIPKGELVALLGPSGSGKTTLLRIIAGLEEADGGSISFDGEDLTSIHVKNRQVGFVFQHYALFKHMNVFENVAFGLKVRKKSLRPSAEVIEEKVTELLKLVKMDGFAKRYPAQLSGGQRQRIALARALAVEPKILLLDEPFGALDAKVRKELRRWLRKLHDEFQITSVFVTHDQEEALDVADRIVVMNEGRIEQMGTPEEVYENPASPFVYDFLGNVNLFHGRVHKGKLNVGSVELEAPEHKHVSNVDGVAYVRPHHLSISRTKQSVDAIPAKVSYSHAVGPVVYVELKRDGTDEYLEAEISKEQFRQLSIQAGDVVYVQPKEVKVFIPEDFVI; translated from the coding sequence GTGAGTATTCAAATTCAAAATGTATCAAAACAATATGGTACATTTCAGGCGCTAACAGACATTCATTTGGATATTCCAAAAGGCGAACTTGTCGCCTTATTAGGCCCGTCAGGTTCTGGGAAAACGACGTTATTACGAATTATTGCCGGATTAGAAGAAGCGGATGGTGGCTCTATATCATTTGATGGGGAAGACTTAACAAGCATTCATGTGAAAAATCGGCAAGTCGGCTTCGTCTTCCAGCATTATGCGCTCTTTAAACATATGAATGTATTTGAAAATGTCGCTTTCGGTTTAAAGGTAAGAAAGAAAAGCTTAAGACCGTCAGCAGAAGTGATAGAAGAAAAGGTAACAGAACTATTGAAACTAGTAAAAATGGATGGTTTCGCCAAACGTTACCCAGCGCAACTATCTGGCGGACAACGACAGCGTATCGCACTAGCGCGGGCACTTGCAGTTGAACCGAAAATTTTATTACTCGATGAGCCGTTCGGTGCACTTGATGCAAAAGTGAGAAAAGAATTACGAAGATGGCTTCGGAAACTACATGACGAATTTCAAATTACGAGCGTATTCGTAACGCATGATCAAGAAGAAGCACTAGACGTTGCAGACCGCATCGTTGTAATGAATGAAGGTCGCATTGAACAAATGGGAACACCGGAAGAAGTATATGAAAACCCAGCAAGTCCGTTCGTTTACGACTTTTTAGGAAATGTAAATTTATTTCACGGCCGCGTCCATAAAGGTAAGCTGAATGTAGGATCAGTGGAACTAGAAGCACCAGAGCATAAGCACGTTTCAAACGTAGACGGAGTAGCTTACGTAAGGCCGCATCACTTATCCATCTCTCGTACGAAACAAAGCGTAGATGCAATTCCTGCAAAAGTATCATACTCTCACGCAGTTGGACCTGTCGTATATGTAGAATTAAAACGAGACGGAACAGATGAGTATTTAGAAGCAGAAATTAGTAAAGAACAGTTTAGACAGCTAAGCATTCAAGCGGGTGATGTTGTATATGTACAGCCGAAAGAAGTGAAGGTGTTTATTCCGGAGGATTTTGTGATTTAA
- a CDS encoding ribonuclease E inhibitor RraB — protein MLETVHERQERENQDIETLAALKQAGSTLTKVHYLEHYFLLDTIDIAEKMADVLHVKGYDIYEPSEQISKDGLIYFVFIVGKRNIKR, from the coding sequence ATGTTAGAAACAGTTCATGAAAGACAGGAACGAGAAAATCAGGATATAGAAACGTTAGCGGCTTTGAAACAGGCAGGTTCTACTTTAACGAAAGTACATTACCTAGAACATTATTTTTTATTAGATACTATAGACATCGCAGAGAAAATGGCAGATGTACTACATGTAAAAGGTTATGATATTTATGAACCGTCTGAACAAATTTCAAAAGATGGGTTAATTTACTTTGTATTTATAGTGGGCAAAAGAAATATTAAAAGATGA
- a CDS encoding Wall associated protein — translation MIQCTNVLNATLQDGRSKSCIYGSFRNRISVKVVESGKEIKSVTATCSDGKQLGSIVKV, via the coding sequence ATGATCCAATGCACTAACGTTTTAAACGCGACATTGCAAGATGGAAGAAGTAAATCTTGCATATATGGTAGTTTTAGAAACCGTATAAGTGTTAAAGTTGTAGAGAGTGGAAAAGAAATAAAGTCTGTAACAGCAACATGCAGTGATGGGAAGCAGCTTGGATCGATTGTAAAAGTATAA
- a CDS encoding M15 family metallopeptidase — MIRKLIGRLVGGAVLLFLCIYIFFPSITDIAKGKDDIQNNDGSVTIGSPNSVDVVVNKNRKLPSNYRPDDLVVPKVTFAFDGIQEKSHLRSEAAIALEKLFTLAKQDGIVLHAISGFRSEEYQQTVYRRNVEKQGQVQADKVSARPGHSEHQTGLTMDVSANSVNNTLETQFANTTEGKWLKNNAHRAGFIIRYLKGKEHITGYSYEPWHIRYVGDIATEIYEKGITLEEYHNEK; from the coding sequence ATGATTAGAAAATTAATAGGCCGCTTAGTAGGGGGAGCTGTTCTTCTCTTCCTATGCATATATATTTTTTTCCCTAGTATAACTGACATCGCTAAAGGCAAGGACGATATACAAAATAATGATGGATCTGTAACTATTGGATCCCCCAATAGTGTCGATGTAGTAGTTAACAAAAATAGGAAACTTCCAAGTAATTATAGACCTGACGATTTAGTTGTACCTAAAGTTACATTTGCATTTGATGGGATTCAAGAAAAAAGTCATTTACGAAGTGAAGCTGCTATCGCCTTGGAAAAATTATTTACCTTAGCGAAACAAGATGGAATCGTATTACATGCTATATCCGGATTTCGTTCTGAAGAATATCAACAAACTGTTTATAGACGAAATGTAGAGAAACAAGGTCAAGTCCAAGCTGATAAAGTTTCTGCAAGGCCAGGTCATAGCGAACATCAAACGGGGTTAACGATGGATGTATCTGCGAATAGTGTCAATAATACACTAGAAACGCAATTCGCGAATACTACTGAAGGAAAATGGCTGAAAAACAATGCTCATCGTGCTGGATTTATTATACGTTATTTAAAAGGAAAAGAGCACATTACAGGCTATTCATATGAACCATGGCATATTCGATACGTAGGTGACATTGCAACAGAAATATACGAGAAAGGTATCACTTTAGAAGAATATCACAATGAAAAATAA
- a CDS encoding D-alanyl-D-alanine carboxypeptidase family protein, whose product MKIAKRSRNMLIVFIAIFVTLYTYLAFTKEPVIEANAAILMDAQSGKVVYGKNENVPLAPASMSKMMTEYIVLEKIHNGTLKWSDPVRIGPNAVNSIGAKINIRVGNRLTVRDLFHAMVISSANNAAVALAEHISKSEENFTKLMNMKAKQLNLSNATHFVNATGLPNAQNKESKMTVLDVATLAQHLLKTYPEVLDITKLTNYTLSYNGSTIITTNKMLDTSNDELYFQGIDGLKTGFTDEAGYCFTGTAKQGENRLISVVAGTNEDTKRFIETKKLFSYGFNKISSTFLNWQH is encoded by the coding sequence ATGAAAATAGCAAAGAGAAGTAGGAACATGCTTATAGTATTTATTGCTATTTTTGTGACCTTATATACTTATTTAGCTTTTACAAAAGAACCCGTTATAGAAGCTAACGCTGCTATATTAATGGATGCACAATCAGGAAAAGTTGTTTATGGTAAGAATGAAAATGTGCCCCTTGCTCCAGCAAGTATGTCAAAGATGATGACCGAGTATATTGTACTAGAAAAAATTCATAACGGTACATTAAAATGGAGCGATCCCGTCAGAATTGGTCCAAATGCTGTAAATAGTATTGGAGCTAAGATCAATATACGAGTTGGTAATCGTTTAACTGTTAGAGATTTATTTCATGCGATGGTAATATCATCAGCCAATAATGCTGCTGTTGCTTTAGCTGAGCATATTTCTAAAAGTGAAGAGAATTTTACAAAGCTTATGAATATGAAAGCAAAGCAATTAAATTTATCTAATGCGACTCATTTTGTTAATGCTACAGGACTACCAAATGCTCAAAATAAAGAGTCAAAAATGACTGTTTTAGATGTCGCAACGCTCGCGCAACATTTGTTAAAAACATATCCCGAAGTTTTAGATATAACCAAGCTAACAAACTATACATTATCGTATAATGGTTCAACTATAATAACTACAAATAAGATGCTCGATACATCTAATGATGAATTGTATTTTCAAGGAATTGATGGTTTGAAAACTGGATTTACAGATGAAGCAGGATACTGTTTTACAGGCACAGCAAAACAAGGTGAAAACAGGCTGATTTCTGTTGTTGCGGGAACTAACGAAGATACTAAGAGATTTATAGAAACAAAAAAATTATTTTCATATGGATTTAATAAAATTAGCTCGACTTTTTTGAATTGGCAGCATTAA
- a CDS encoding metallophosphoesterase, which translates to MKNLRYFNIFTMLLVYTLLMFYIGWNGWVWLHAVFGWESWGYYAFVVGFISYAYILVQVFKFLPFLRTIGSIWFAVIQYALMLLPLADITVFLFQFGVEKETAIIWTGAAVIAAFIFIFAYGVFNAYSPVVRKYEVHIPKKVEGRKNLRIAMASDMHFGKLSGVAHLKRLVRHVNEMEPDIILLPGDIIDDHPGVFIQKNMGPIMKQMKAPLGVYGVLGNHEYYGRAVPEFLQEMDKIDIRILLDEVITIEDDFYLVGRRDKTERDRQSFENLMSTVDKSLPVIAMDHQPFELKQAADAGVDLLLSGHTHRGQMAPNHIVTRRMYELDWGYAQKGAFHAIVSSGFGFWGPPLRLGSRSEIVQVEVTFE; encoded by the coding sequence GTGAAGAATCTTCGTTATTTCAATATATTTACTATGTTACTTGTATACACACTACTTATGTTTTACATAGGCTGGAACGGATGGGTTTGGCTTCATGCGGTATTTGGCTGGGAATCTTGGGGATATTACGCTTTCGTAGTTGGATTTATTTCATATGCGTATATTCTCGTGCAAGTGTTTAAGTTTTTGCCATTTCTGCGAACGATTGGTTCGATTTGGTTTGCGGTCATACAATATGCGCTTATGTTGTTGCCACTGGCTGATATTACAGTTTTCCTTTTTCAATTTGGGGTGGAGAAAGAAACAGCAATTATTTGGACAGGGGCGGCTGTGATAGCTGCATTTATCTTTATCTTTGCGTATGGAGTATTTAATGCGTATAGTCCAGTAGTAAGAAAATACGAAGTGCACATACCGAAAAAGGTAGAGGGGCGTAAAAATTTACGCATTGCGATGGCTTCTGATATGCATTTCGGTAAATTGTCTGGTGTTGCTCATTTGAAGAGACTTGTCCGTCATGTAAATGAAATGGAGCCCGATATTATTTTACTGCCTGGTGATATTATCGATGATCATCCAGGTGTGTTCATTCAGAAAAATATGGGACCAATCATGAAACAGATGAAAGCTCCATTAGGCGTATATGGTGTGTTAGGAAACCATGAATATTACGGCCGAGCTGTTCCTGAGTTTTTACAAGAGATGGATAAGATTGATATTCGTATTCTTTTAGATGAAGTCATTACAATTGAAGATGATTTTTATCTCGTCGGAAGAAGGGATAAAACAGAGCGTGATCGTCAAAGTTTTGAAAATCTAATGAGTACGGTAGATAAATCGCTTCCTGTTATCGCAATGGATCACCAACCATTTGAATTAAAACAAGCAGCGGACGCCGGCGTTGATTTATTATTATCCGGTCACACGCATCGCGGACAAATGGCGCCGAACCATATTGTGACGAGAAGAATGTACGAACTAGACTGGGGATACGCACAAAAAGGTGCATTCCACGCAATTGTTTCTTCTGGATTTGGATTCTGGGGACCACCGCTTAGACTGGGAAGTAGATCTGAGATTGTGCAGGTGGAAGTTACGTTTGAATAG
- a CDS encoding TetR/AcrR family transcriptional regulator → MKQRILTETIHQIQTKGFTFTINDLAKQLAVSKRTIYEHFSSKNEIVDEVIRNVIESIQEKEKNIAEEDTLQTVEKIRSILICIPQQFKFMDARLLVELKKHHYNQWVKLDQFLREGWSTVIRLIEEGMREGSIREIQVPFFIEVYLGALNRIYDPMFIEKGDYTLGSMLESIMDMLLYGISNSK, encoded by the coding sequence ATGAAACAAAGAATATTAACAGAAACAATTCATCAAATTCAAACGAAGGGGTTTACATTTACAATTAATGACTTAGCAAAACAATTAGCTGTGAGTAAGAGGACGATCTATGAGCACTTCTCTTCAAAAAATGAGATCGTAGATGAAGTTATTCGTAATGTAATAGAAAGCATTCAAGAAAAGGAAAAAAATATCGCTGAAGAGGATACGTTACAAACAGTTGAAAAAATAAGAAGCATCTTAATTTGTATTCCACAACAATTCAAATTCATGGATGCACGTTTATTAGTAGAACTAAAAAAACATCATTATAATCAATGGGTGAAATTAGATCAGTTTTTACGTGAAGGATGGTCTACTGTAATTCGCTTAATAGAAGAGGGAATGAGAGAAGGGAGTATTAGAGAAATTCAAGTTCCATTTTTTATTGAAGTATATTTAGGAGCACTGAATCGCATATATGATCCTATGTTTATTGAAAAGGGTGATTATACATTGGGGAGTATGCTGGAATCCATTATGGACATGTTGCTGTATGGAATTTCTAATTCAAAATAG
- a CDS encoding DMT family transporter has translation MQWIYLCLAILFEVAGTTAMKLSDGLTKLVPSILIFVFYVVSFSFLSFALKGMEMSVAYAVWSGMGIVTITIIGFFYFGESINVIKMLAIFFILIGVVILNFNSTTHEEKNKEMVEERVH, from the coding sequence ATGCAGTGGATTTATTTATGCTTAGCAATTTTATTTGAAGTAGCGGGTACAACTGCGATGAAACTATCTGATGGATTAACAAAACTTGTCCCAAGTATTCTTATTTTTGTATTTTATGTAGTAAGTTTTTCATTTCTGTCATTTGCATTGAAGGGGATGGAGATGTCCGTTGCGTATGCGGTTTGGTCAGGCATGGGAATTGTAACAATTACAATAATTGGCTTTTTTTATTTTGGAGAAAGTATCAATGTAATTAAGATGCTAGCAATTTTTTTTATTTTAATTGGAGTCGTGATTTTAAATTTTAATAGTACGACACATGAAGAGAAGAACAAAGAAATGGTGGAGGAACGAGTACATTGA
- a CDS encoding YvaD family protein — MNRLKYFFLITDIGFVIYWFITIFHMIPQEYLFKNYQNPILVAWNWSFLPLDLLISLTGFLSLYLYSKQKHIWSHVAFLSLILTFCSGLQALAFWTIRLDFDISWWIPNLYLLVYPCFFLKGIWREMYETNLR, encoded by the coding sequence TTGAACCGTTTAAAATATTTTTTCCTGATTACTGATATTGGGTTTGTTATATATTGGTTCATAACAATTTTTCATATGATTCCACAAGAATATTTGTTTAAAAATTATCAAAATCCTATTTTAGTGGCATGGAATTGGTCTTTTCTACCTTTAGATTTATTAATCTCGTTGACGGGATTTTTAAGTTTGTATTTGTATTCTAAACAAAAGCATATTTGGAGCCATGTTGCGTTCTTATCACTAATTTTAACTTTTTGTTCAGGATTACAAGCTCTCGCATTTTGGACAATCCGTTTAGATTTCGATATTTCTTGGTGGATTCCTAATTTATATTTATTAGTTTATCCATGCTTCTTTTTAAAAGGTATTTGGAGAGAAATGTATGAGACTAACCTGAGATAA
- a CDS encoding HD domain-containing protein, translating into MVITDVIYGECEVDPVLEELILSKSVQRLKGIHQNGASYLINEKWNVTRFDHSVGAMLLIKKLGGSVEEQIAGLLHDVSHTAFSHVIDYVFDNENESYHEEIFSSVVKNSEIPAILSKYGYNYEDILLDDSKWTLLERSAPELCADRVDYTLRDMYTYGYISLEEAQDFLDDLVEVNGKMVLQNIEIAEWFTKTYYKEVIDFFMKPMNIYGNEMLAKTLKLALHKKVIHADDFLLEDDELIVKLQLCKDTEVRAVLSKVHPNVKVEEDRDDYDLHQKNKVRLIDPLLLRAGEVIQSSVVSENIRQMSDIAYEKAVRGMYVKVIAS; encoded by the coding sequence GTGGTTATAACAGATGTAATATACGGAGAATGTGAAGTGGATCCAGTGTTAGAAGAGTTAATTTTAAGTAAGTCTGTGCAAAGACTAAAAGGTATTCATCAAAACGGCGCAAGCTACTTAATAAATGAGAAGTGGAATGTAACACGCTTTGATCATTCAGTTGGTGCTATGTTGTTAATTAAAAAGCTTGGTGGTTCAGTAGAAGAACAAATTGCTGGTTTACTACATGACGTATCGCATACTGCTTTTTCTCATGTGATTGATTATGTTTTTGATAACGAAAATGAAAGTTATCATGAAGAAATATTTAGTTCTGTCGTGAAAAACTCGGAAATCCCGGCGATTCTTTCAAAATATGGTTATAACTATGAAGATATTTTGTTAGATGATTCGAAGTGGACATTACTTGAAAGATCTGCGCCAGAATTATGTGCAGACCGAGTGGATTATACATTGAGAGATATGTATACATATGGATATATTTCTTTAGAAGAGGCTCAAGATTTTTTAGATGATTTAGTCGAAGTTAATGGAAAAATGGTTCTTCAAAATATTGAAATTGCAGAATGGTTTACGAAGACGTATTACAAAGAAGTAATTGATTTCTTTATGAAACCAATGAATATTTACGGAAATGAAATGCTAGCTAAAACGTTAAAATTAGCCTTGCATAAAAAGGTTATTCATGCAGATGATTTTCTTCTCGAAGATGATGAGCTTATAGTGAAATTGCAGCTATGTAAAGATACAGAAGTACGTGCTGTATTAAGCAAAGTTCATCCGAATGTAAAAGTAGAAGAAGATAGAGATGATTATGATTTACATCAGAAAAATAAAGTACGTCTTATTGATCCTCTATTACTTCGTGCAGGTGAGGTTATTCAATCGTCTGTTGTGTCAGAAAATATAAGACAGATGAGTGATATCGCTTATGAAAAAGCGGTGAGAGGGATGTATGTGAAAGTGATTGCGAGTTAA